A genomic stretch from Vibrio coralliilyticus includes:
- a CDS encoding EAL domain-containing protein, with translation MNQSVSTLTLELKSLLAYILIPLCIVFPVSQYVAYYGITDSLKTIALNFQDRIEDVITELQEKNAKAMKHPESCDAIREDLLFESSLRELIIIQDGIAICSSKRGEVYTDLNYAFKNGTAKSGAFLFDINQDPKQRTMVVVNREPNIVNSGAFAIVDNNYLLTRLTNIENDKLSFITAKFGQKVYPAEKDFTSDTLHYITTSPKYGFSLMTEASSEFIHRRVVYSALSSIPISFLISMALYIVLSRLKSRDSLVDDLKKGLKRKELFLVYQPIVDADDSQKLSGFEALIRWQHPKLGLVRPDLFIPLAEQENIIDAITDYVLEVALEDFSSEPAFRHVHLGINVPPSYLHQPQNISTLCHYAIRFRQVGIRLVVEVTERQILDDKGRDALAELRKSGVLISIDDFGTGHTALSVIQSTQFDYLKIDKCFVDTIGLETVNATVLNTIIELGHRLGVKIIAEGVEEPEQVKYLAEMKVSYLQGYYFSKPLKLETLKQSWL, from the coding sequence ATGAATCAAAGCGTATCAACTCTAACACTAGAACTTAAATCACTGCTTGCTTACATTTTAATTCCACTTTGCATTGTTTTTCCTGTTTCACAATACGTTGCGTATTATGGAATTACGGATAGCTTGAAAACCATCGCCTTAAATTTTCAAGATAGAATTGAAGATGTCATCACTGAGCTCCAAGAAAAAAATGCTAAAGCAATGAAGCATCCTGAGAGTTGTGACGCTATTCGTGAAGATCTCCTGTTTGAGAGTTCCTTAAGAGAACTCATCATCATTCAAGACGGCATCGCTATTTGCTCCTCAAAGCGTGGGGAAGTTTATACCGACTTAAACTATGCCTTTAAAAATGGTACGGCTAAATCTGGCGCCTTTCTTTTCGATATTAACCAAGACCCAAAACAAAGAACGATGGTCGTGGTGAATAGAGAGCCGAATATCGTAAATAGTGGTGCCTTTGCTATCGTTGACAATAACTACCTTCTTACAAGGCTAACTAACATTGAAAATGATAAGCTGAGTTTTATTACGGCTAAGTTTGGTCAAAAAGTCTACCCTGCAGAAAAAGATTTTACATCGGATACTCTTCATTACATTACTACCTCTCCAAAGTATGGTTTTTCTTTAATGACTGAAGCGAGCTCCGAATTTATTCATCGACGTGTTGTTTATTCTGCATTAAGCAGCATTCCAATTTCTTTTCTCATTTCAATGGCTTTATATATTGTTCTTTCGCGTCTAAAAAGCCGTGACAGCCTCGTCGATGACCTCAAAAAAGGCTTAAAAAGAAAAGAGTTATTCCTCGTTTATCAACCTATTGTTGACGCTGACGACAGTCAGAAACTGAGTGGTTTTGAGGCACTTATTCGCTGGCAACACCCTAAACTAGGTTTGGTTCGCCCAGACTTATTTATACCACTGGCTGAGCAAGAAAATATCATAGATGCTATTACTGATTATGTATTGGAAGTGGCATTAGAGGATTTCAGTTCAGAACCTGCATTCCGTCATGTTCATCTAGGTATTAATGTTCCTCCCTCCTATCTACATCAGCCACAAAATATATCAACTCTATGTCACTATGCTATCCGCTTTAGACAGGTTGGGATTCGCCTTGTAGTTGAGGTCACCGAAAGACAGATACTTGATGACAAAGGGCGAGATGCGCTTGCCGAGCTGAGAAAGAGCGGCGTTCTCATCTCGATTGATGACTTTGGTACCGGTCACACAGCTCTCTCAGTCATCCAGAGCACTCAGTTTGATTATTTGAAAATCGATAAATGCTTTGTTGATACTATTGGTTTAGAAACCGTTAATGCCACTGTACTAAACACGATTATTGAACTTGGCCATCGCCTGGGTGTAAAAATAATTGCAGAAGGCGTCGAAGAGCCCGAGCAAGTCAAATATTTAGCCGAAATGAAGGTATCTTATCTGCAAGGTTACTACTTTTCCAAACCCTTGAAGTTAGAGACACTTAAACAATCTTGGCTATAG
- a CDS encoding ABC transporter permease yields MRITDVLSAEVKALLSNPIVTLTVFGGVLFYSFLYPLPYNHQTPREQPISIVNLDRSQTSYKLERMVDATPQVKVVQRDYAIESAQQAFIDGKISGFLVIPEHFYKDLLMGASPTLSFAGDASYFLVYGTVVEGLAQAGGTLAAQTKVTRLLLDGTPMALASEQYSATKLNLKPTFNPRMGYIDYVVPAVFVLILQQTMAMASGLMTGSQKSGKGYWSATQPSTLLLVRFSVLVGIYYILSMFYFGASFSMHGISQLATSAQLLSLLLPFLLASCAIGICLGAITPRRELVTLVVLISSMPLIFSAGFIWPLNSIPSPVLWLSQLFPSTPAIQGFLALNQMGASWDQISSQWGLLWLQSGLWISLALYSYRKYCQ; encoded by the coding sequence ATGAGAATAACAGATGTACTTTCTGCCGAAGTTAAAGCTTTGTTGAGTAACCCTATCGTGACACTTACTGTGTTTGGTGGTGTACTGTTCTATTCGTTTCTGTACCCTCTTCCCTACAACCACCAAACGCCAAGGGAACAACCCATCAGTATTGTCAACCTTGATCGTAGCCAGACTAGTTACAAGCTTGAGAGAATGGTGGATGCAACGCCACAGGTCAAAGTCGTACAACGTGATTACGCAATCGAGTCTGCTCAACAAGCCTTTATTGATGGTAAAATCAGCGGCTTTCTTGTGATTCCTGAGCATTTTTATAAAGACCTATTAATGGGTGCTAGCCCGACTCTCTCTTTCGCAGGGGATGCCTCCTATTTTCTTGTCTACGGAACCGTCGTTGAAGGCCTTGCACAAGCTGGGGGAACCTTAGCCGCCCAAACAAAAGTTACTCGATTACTCCTGGATGGGACTCCAATGGCTTTAGCCAGTGAACAATATAGCGCAACCAAACTGAACCTTAAGCCGACCTTCAACCCACGTATGGGCTACATTGACTATGTTGTTCCAGCTGTGTTTGTTTTGATTTTACAGCAGACGATGGCGATGGCTTCAGGCCTAATGACTGGTAGCCAAAAAAGCGGAAAAGGCTATTGGAGTGCCACCCAGCCGAGCACACTACTCTTGGTCCGCTTTAGTGTTCTGGTAGGCATTTACTATATTCTGAGCATGTTTTATTTTGGTGCCAGTTTCTCGATGCATGGCATCAGTCAACTTGCAACTAGTGCTCAACTCCTCTCCCTGCTATTGCCGTTTTTACTCGCTTCCTGCGCAATCGGTATCTGCTTGGGAGCAATAACGCCAAGACGAGAACTTGTTACCCTAGTCGTTCTCATCAGCTCAATGCCGTTGATCTTCAGTGCAGGGTTTATCTGGCCACTAAACAGTATTCCCTCCCCAGTCCTCTGGCTCTCACAACTTTTTCCAAGCACACCAGCTATTCAGGGCTTTCTTGCCTTAAATCAAATGGGAGCAAGTTGGGATCAAATATCTTCTCAATGGGGGCTGTTGTGGTTACAAAGCGGCTTATGGATCAGCTTAGCTCTCTACAGCTATCGAAAATACTGTCAATAA
- a CDS encoding ABC transporter permease encodes MNDLFSTQWTIIRRDKWLLSCLTWIPIALVISIWAIFSQGLARDLPIGIVNLSHSQLSRQLSHYYDATSTLKVTRNFTDIAEAKNALVTSKVFAYVVIPTDFDKSIYQGIPPQVSAFYNSQTILIGKLISSALVQAQSTFNAQIDTKKVLLEGGHSIDQALGAALPVKTQITPLFNKNANYAQFLVSAIVPALWQIIIVVSTILILAANHRNRGLVRWLGNNSTTECLKTLLPYFPIFIVQGLAFLYWFYMGFKWPMSGSYAVLIFAQIITVFACVVMGSFFFFLTLDPARAMSFAGAFTAPSFAFMGITFPVTDMNHLAQAWRSLLPISHYIEVQVSQVSYGQSVYDALPHLLPMLGYLLPALMCALLIRKHLFNTRQSQVEAQ; translated from the coding sequence ATGAACGATCTGTTTTCCACTCAGTGGACCATCATCAGGCGCGATAAATGGTTGTTGTCCTGTCTTACATGGATACCTATTGCTCTCGTCATCTCAATTTGGGCGATTTTTTCACAAGGGCTGGCACGAGACTTACCTATTGGCATTGTTAACTTATCTCATAGTCAACTTTCCCGCCAACTGAGTCACTATTACGATGCGACATCAACTTTAAAAGTGACTCGGAACTTTACCGATATTGCCGAGGCCAAAAATGCACTCGTGACCAGCAAGGTTTTCGCCTATGTCGTTATTCCGACGGATTTTGATAAGAGTATTTATCAGGGTATTCCTCCACAGGTGAGCGCGTTTTATAACAGCCAGACAATATTGATTGGAAAACTTATCAGCTCAGCCTTGGTGCAAGCACAGTCAACATTCAATGCCCAAATCGACACTAAGAAAGTGTTATTAGAAGGAGGACACTCCATAGATCAAGCGCTGGGAGCAGCACTGCCAGTAAAAACCCAAATTACACCTTTATTCAACAAAAACGCCAATTACGCGCAGTTTTTGGTCTCTGCAATTGTGCCTGCCTTGTGGCAAATCATCATTGTGGTTTCGACCATTTTAATACTGGCCGCAAATCATAGAAATAGAGGCTTAGTACGTTGGTTGGGAAATAACAGCACCACAGAGTGCTTAAAAACTCTGCTTCCTTACTTCCCCATATTTATAGTACAAGGCTTGGCCTTCCTATACTGGTTTTACATGGGCTTCAAATGGCCAATGAGCGGTAGTTATGCTGTGTTGATATTCGCGCAAATCATCACTGTTTTCGCTTGTGTTGTTATGGGCAGCTTCTTCTTCTTTTTAACTCTCGACCCAGCTCGCGCCATGAGTTTTGCTGGCGCTTTCACTGCCCCCAGCTTCGCCTTCATGGGCATTACTTTTCCAGTGACAGACATGAACCACCTCGCACAAGCTTGGCGCAGCTTGTTACCTATTAGTCATTATATCGAGGTTCAGGTAAGCCAAGTCAGTTATGGTCAAAGTGTTTATGATGCCTTACCTCACCTGCTACCCATGTTAGGCTACTTACTCCCAGCCTTAATGTGTGCTTTGCTAATTCGAAAACATTTATTCAACACAAGACAAAGCCAAGTGGAGGCGCAATGA